The proteins below are encoded in one region of Streptomyces marianii:
- the ftsX gene encoding permease-like cell division protein FtsX — MRAQFVLSEIGVGLRRNLTMTFAVIVSVALSLALFGGALLMREQVSTMKDFWYDKVNVSIYLCNKNDAETDEKCSKGAVTAEQREQIKSDLADMSIVEKVHHESADEAYKHYREQYSDTAIATVITPDQMQESFRVKLKDPEKYKVVATAFAGRDGVQSIQDQRGILENLFNMMRGMNVAALFVMGLMLVIALMLIVNTVRVSAFSRRRETGIMRLVGASSFYIQMPFIMEAAFAGLLGGLVACVMLLVGRYFLIDGGLALSEKMPLVNFIGWDAVIAVLPLVLVIGLLMPSMAAFIALRKYLKV; from the coding sequence ATGCGCGCCCAGTTCGTACTGTCGGAGATCGGCGTCGGTCTCCGCCGCAATCTGACGATGACCTTCGCGGTGATCGTCTCCGTGGCCCTGTCGCTCGCCCTCTTCGGTGGCGCCCTGCTCATGCGTGAACAGGTCAGCACCATGAAGGACTTCTGGTACGACAAGGTCAACGTCTCCATCTACCTCTGCAACAAGAACGACGCGGAGACGGACGAGAAGTGCTCGAAGGGTGCCGTCACCGCCGAGCAGCGGGAGCAGATCAAGTCCGACCTCGCGGACATGAGCATCGTCGAGAAGGTCCACCACGAGTCCGCCGACGAGGCCTACAAGCACTACCGCGAGCAGTACAGCGACACGGCCATCGCCACCGTCATCACGCCCGACCAGATGCAGGAGTCGTTCCGGGTCAAGCTGAAGGACCCGGAGAAGTACAAGGTCGTGGCGACCGCCTTCGCCGGCCGTGACGGCGTCCAGTCCATCCAGGACCAGCGCGGCATCCTGGAGAACCTCTTCAACATGATGCGGGGCATGAACGTCGCGGCCCTCTTCGTCATGGGGCTGATGCTCGTCATCGCCCTGATGCTGATCGTCAACACCGTGCGGGTGTCGGCGTTCAGCCGCCGGCGTGAGACGGGGATCATGCGTCTCGTGGGGGCGTCCAGCTTCTACATCCAGATGCCGTTCATCATGGAGGCCGCCTTCGCCGGTCTGCTCGGCGGTCTGGTCGCCTGCGTGATGCTCCTGGTCGGCCGGTACTTCCTCATCGACGGCGGGCTGGCCCTCTCCGAGAAGATGCCGTTGGTCAACTTCATCGGCTGGGACGCCGTGATAGCGGTACTGCCGCTCGTCCTCGTGATCGGGCTGCTGATGCCCTCCATGGCCGCTTTCATCGCGTTGCGCAAGTACCTGAAGGTGTGA